The genomic DNA ATATACAAATACGTATTGCATACGATTAATTTGTAACCTTGTAAGGGGATTTCCCCTTAACCCCTTTAAAGCGAGTAAATCATGAAGAAACGAACGAAACGTGTAGAAGTGCAATTTACTGAAGCAGAATACGAACAGTTACTTGAGAGAAAAACAAAGGCACGTTTGGCGGAATGGGTAAGAGAGACTTGCTTAGGAAGTGAATTGAGTAAAAAAGCTAGACCTGTGCCTAAGGTTGACCCTGCTTTATTGGTGGCACTCTCTAAAATTGGCGGTAATCTTAATCAAATTGCACGGCATTTAAATATAGATAGGACTTTATCTGCTCAGGAAAAAGTAAGGGCTTTGCTTGAATTAGCGAGTATTGAGCAATCCTTAGGGGAGCTTGTGGGTAATGCTGATAAAGTTTTTTAAACATCCTCCTAAAAGAACTCATAGCGGTAAAGGCGGAAATCCTAGATCCTCTATGGATTATTTACTTAACAAGCCAGAGGGTGAAGTAAGGGTTTTACAGGGCAATCCTGAGTTATCTGTAGGGCTTGCTGAGGCAATGCAGAGTGCAAACCCTTATACGGTTGGGTGTTTGTCTTTTGAGGAAGCAGATATACCTGAAAAAGATAAGAAAGCCATTATGCAGAAGTTTGAAGAAAGCTTTTTGGCTGGGTTAGATGCAGAGCAATATAATATTTGTTGGATTGAGCATACGGATAAAGGGAGATTAGAACTTAACTTCTTTGTGCCGAATGTGGAACTTTCGACAGGAAAGCGGTTAAATCTCTATTATGACCGTGCGGATAGGCATTTGGCAGAGAGTTTTAAAAAGGTGATTAATTTAGAATATGGTTTAACGTCTCCAGATGACCCGCAGAAGCGTCAAACGGTTTCGATAGATAAATCCTTACCTAAAAATACAAAAGATGCTGTAGCGGCTTTAAATGGGCTTATTGAGCATGAATTTTCTCAGGGGAA from Commensalibacter oyaizuii includes the following:
- a CDS encoding relaxase/mobilization nuclease domain-containing protein, whose product is MLIKFFKHPPKRTHSGKGGNPRSSMDYLLNKPEGEVRVLQGNPELSVGLAEAMQSANPYTVGCLSFEEADIPEKDKKAIMQKFEESFLAGLDAEQYNICWIEHTDKGRLELNFFVPNVELSTGKRLNLYYDRADRHLAESFKKVINLEYGLTSPDDPQKRQTVSIDKSLPKNTKDAVAALNGLIEHEFSQGNIQSRQDVIACFEKNGFEISRQGQDYLSIKNENGRNVRLK
- a CDS encoding plasmid mobilization protein; this translates as MKKRTKRVEVQFTEAEYEQLLERKTKARLAEWVRETCLGSELSKKARPVPKVDPALLVALSKIGGNLNQIARHLNIDRTLSAQEKVRALLELASIEQSLGELVGNADKVF